A genomic region of Sideroxydans sp. CL21 contains the following coding sequences:
- a CDS encoding CmpA/NrtA family ABC transporter substrate-binding protein yields MTVASNVHVPEKTGRQELAKESGADSDAAGVTGEEPMGTRSSAWIAGSDAPELNEVKIGFIPLTDCASVVIASVMKFDEKYGIKIALSKEASWAAVRDKLVSGELHAAQVLYGLVYGVHLGIGGLKKDMAVLMSINNNGQGITLSNRLRDKGVTTGESLKMLIGTDKRDYTFAQTFPTGTHAMWLYYWLANYGIDPFRDVKNIVVPPPQMVANMRVGNMDGFCVGEPWNNRAIADKIGFSVATSQDIWKDHPEKVLGTTAEFAHQYPNTARALIMAVLEASRYIDVMANRRTVAEIIADKSYINCPVDIINQRMEGHYEDGLGKKWDDPNYMKFHNEGAVNFPYLSDGMWFLTQHRRWGLLKEDPDYLAVAKQINKIGLYMQAAAQVKVPVPGDVLRTSKLIDGTVWDGKDPGKYAASFKVRAG; encoded by the coding sequence ATGACAGTTGCATCGAATGTGCATGTTCCCGAAAAGACAGGCCGGCAGGAATTGGCGAAAGAATCGGGAGCGGATTCAGATGCAGCGGGAGTCACGGGCGAGGAGCCGATGGGAACGCGGTCATCCGCATGGATTGCCGGCTCGGATGCGCCCGAATTGAATGAAGTCAAAATCGGTTTTATTCCGCTCACCGATTGTGCGTCGGTGGTGATCGCCTCGGTGATGAAATTCGACGAGAAATACGGCATCAAGATCGCTCTTTCCAAAGAGGCGTCGTGGGCGGCGGTGCGCGACAAGCTGGTCAGCGGCGAACTGCACGCCGCCCAAGTGCTGTACGGACTGGTGTACGGCGTGCACCTTGGCATAGGCGGACTCAAGAAGGACATGGCGGTGTTGATGAGCATCAACAACAACGGCCAGGGCATCACGCTTTCCAACAGGCTGCGAGACAAAGGCGTGACCACGGGGGAATCGCTGAAGATGCTCATCGGTACGGATAAGCGCGACTATACCTTTGCGCAGACCTTTCCGACTGGGACACACGCCATGTGGCTTTACTACTGGCTGGCCAATTACGGCATCGACCCGTTCAGGGATGTAAAGAATATCGTCGTGCCGCCGCCGCAAATGGTGGCCAACATGCGGGTCGGCAACATGGATGGATTCTGTGTCGGCGAACCCTGGAATAACCGCGCCATCGCCGACAAGATCGGATTTTCGGTGGCGACGAGCCAGGATATCTGGAAAGACCATCCGGAAAAAGTCCTGGGCACCACCGCGGAGTTTGCCCATCAATATCCAAACACCGCGCGGGCTTTGATCATGGCCGTGCTGGAGGCCTCCAGGTACATAGATGTCATGGCCAACCGCCGGACAGTCGCGGAGATCATCGCCGACAAGTCCTATATCAACTGCCCGGTCGATATTATCAATCAACGTATGGAAGGTCACTACGAGGACGGTCTCGGCAAGAAATGGGACGACCCGAATTACATGAAATTCCATAACGAAGGTGCGGTCAACTTCCCCTATCTGTCCGATGGCATGTGGTTCCTCACGCAGCACAGGCGCTGGGGCCTGCTCAAGGAAGATCCGGATTATCTGGCGGTCGCCAAACAGATCAACAAGATCGGGCTGTATATGCAGGCCGCGGCGCAAGTCAAAGTGCCGGTCCCCGGGGATGTCCTGCGTACTTCAAAGCTGATAGATGGAACAGTATGGGATGGCAAAGACCCCGGGAAATATGCAGCCAGCTTCAAGGTGAGGGCGGGATGA
- a CDS encoding nitrate/nitrite transporter, with translation MASGFWQAGHRPTLFAAFLYFDLSFMVWVILGPLGVQIANDLGLSAAQKGLMVATPVLSGALLRIVLGMLVDHLKPKLAGAIGQVIVIAALAIAWFLGVHDFQQVLVLGVMLGVAGASFAVALPLASRWYPPEHQGTALGIAGAGNSGTVLAALFAPLLATYYGWQNVLGMAAIPLTVVFFVYLAMAKNSPNCPPAKSVGDYFATLKDKDAWWFMFFYSVTFGGFVGLAASLTIYFNSQYGLSPVIAGYFTAACVFAGSMVRPIGGMVADRIGGIRSLTTMYLLAAVFLAIVSVGLPQAWMALVVFIAAMLALGMGNGAVFQLVPQRFHKEIGVMTGLVGMAGGIGGFYLASSLGYAKQLTGNYQYGFLIFSGLALLALAGLSSVKTRWRTTWGASHLTAAKI, from the coding sequence ATGGCATCAGGATTTTGGCAGGCAGGACACAGGCCGACATTGTTTGCGGCATTCTTGTATTTTGATTTGAGTTTCATGGTGTGGGTAATACTCGGCCCGCTGGGTGTTCAAATCGCCAACGACCTCGGACTCTCGGCGGCACAAAAAGGCCTTATGGTGGCGACACCGGTATTGTCGGGAGCGTTGTTGCGCATTGTCTTGGGCATGCTGGTGGATCACCTCAAACCCAAGCTGGCCGGAGCCATCGGCCAAGTAATCGTGATTGCGGCGCTGGCGATTGCATGGTTCCTGGGGGTACATGACTTCCAACAAGTACTGGTGCTGGGTGTGATGCTGGGCGTTGCAGGCGCGTCGTTCGCGGTAGCTTTGCCTCTGGCTTCGCGCTGGTATCCTCCTGAACATCAGGGCACCGCGCTTGGCATCGCCGGGGCCGGGAATTCAGGCACCGTATTGGCTGCCTTGTTTGCCCCGCTGTTGGCAACATATTACGGGTGGCAGAATGTGCTTGGCATGGCCGCAATACCATTGACGGTCGTGTTTTTCGTTTACTTGGCCATGGCAAAAAACAGTCCGAACTGTCCGCCGGCGAAATCGGTCGGGGATTATTTCGCTACGCTGAAAGATAAAGATGCCTGGTGGTTCATGTTCTTCTATAGCGTGACGTTCGGCGGATTTGTGGGACTGGCTGCATCGTTGACGATCTATTTCAATTCACAGTATGGATTAAGTCCCGTGATTGCGGGTTACTTCACCGCGGCCTGCGTATTCGCGGGATCCATGGTTCGCCCGATCGGCGGCATGGTGGCCGACAGGATCGGCGGCATTCGCTCCTTGACCACCATGTATTTGTTGGCGGCCGTCTTTCTGGCGATCGTGAGCGTGGGATTGCCGCAGGCATGGATGGCACTCGTGGTTTTTATCGCAGCGATGCTAGCACTCGGCATGGGCAACGGCGCGGTGTTCCAGCTTGTGCCGCAACGTTTCCACAAGGAAATCGGCGTAATGACCGGACTGGTCGGCATGGCAGGCGGCATCGGCGGGTTCTATCTGGCATCGAGTCTGGGTTATGCCAAGCAACTGACCGGCAACTACCAGTACGGTTTCCTGATATTTTCCGGTCTGGCTCTGCTGGCCCTGGCCGGGCTTTCCAGCGTCAAGACTCGCTGGCGTACCACATGGGGGGCATCACATTTGACTGCCGCGAAAATC